The Erigeron canadensis isolate Cc75 chromosome 4, C_canadensis_v1, whole genome shotgun sequence genome window below encodes:
- the LOC122597105 gene encoding protein ALP1-like has translation MASGILDNSSDSPDESNDSSMEFFVNALHFLEDTTTSSAPQTRRYTDRHWEIGLDTLLNDWFVQQPKYEDDYFRKKFRMDKTMFLDIVRDIEANFPYFQERYDARGRKSFTAIQKCTSAVRQLATGNVPDEYDEYLCMAARTTRETLDYFCDAIIRLYSREYLRRPTSHDVARIFEAHELRHHMPGMLGSIDCTHVEWSACPRRLRGQYTRGDHNGPTIMLEITASHDLWIWHAFFGVPGSNNDINVLNQSDLYVKVRNGTAPDSSFHVNGRDYKRGYYLSDGIYNKWSTLVKAYPYPTDPKEKRFKKLQEAARKDVERAFGVLKGKWKILQRPLRPLTKDKIGKYVHTCIILHNMIIKRDGRAISPVHIMDPPVQPVFDESVYAELIDEEVHHRLRYDLTEHVWAQDLAYLDD, from the coding sequence ATGGCTTCCGGTATTTTGGATAATTCGAGCGACTCTCCCGACGAGTCAAACGATAGCTCTATGGAATTCTTTGTTAACGCGTTACACTTTCTTGAAGATACGACAACTTCTAGTGCTCCTCAAACTCGACGGTATACGGACCGGCATTGGGAAATTGGTCTTGATACTCTTTTGAATGATTggttcgttcaacaaccaaaatACGAAGACGATTACTTTCGAAAGAAGTTTCGAATGGACAAGACCATGTTTTTAGATATCGTGCGCGACATTGAAGCAAACTTCCCGTATTTCCAAGAACGTTATGATGCAAGAGGAAGAAAAAGTTTTACGGCGATACAAAAATGCACATCCGCCGTTAGGCAACTCGCGACGGGTAACGTACCAGACGAGTATGACGAGTATTTGTGCATGGCAGCCAGAACCACACGAGAGACCCTTGATTATTTTTGTGACGCCATCATTCGGTTGTATAGCCGAGAGTACCTACGCAGGCCGACGTCACACGACGTTGCACGCATCTTCGAGGCCCACGAGCTTCGTCATCATATGCCTgggatgcttggtagcatcgatTGCACACATGTCGAGTGGTCGGCATGTCCTAGACGTTTGAGAGGGCAATACACAAGGGGTGACCACAACGGTCCAACTATTATGCTTGAAATCACCGCGTCAcatgatttgtggatttggcatgcttttttCGGTGTCCCGGggtcgaacaacgacatcaacgtgttGAACCAATCCGATTTGTATGTCAAAGTGCGTAACGGAACGGCTCCGGATTCTTCATTCCACGTGAATGGGCGAGATTATAAACGTGGCTACTATCTTAGTGATGGGATCTACAACAAGTGGTCAACACTTGTTAAAGCATACCCGTATCCAACCGACCCTaaggaaaaaagattcaagaaattgCAAGAGGCGGCCAGAAAAGATGTCGAGCGAGCTTTTGGTGTCCTCAAAGGTAAATGGAAAATTCTTCAACGACCTCTTCGACCTCTAACGAAAGACAAAATTGGAAAGTATGTTCATACATGTATTATcttacacaacatgatcattaaGAGGGACGGGAGGGCAATCTCACCGGTCCATATAATGGACCCGCCAGTGCAACCGGTGTTCGATGAAAGTGTGTATGCGGAGTTGATTGACGAAGAAGTTCACCATCGCCTTCGATATGATCTTACGGAGCACGTATGGGCTCAAGATTTGGCGTATCTcgatgattag
- the LOC122597103 gene encoding uncharacterized protein LOC122597103, with product MLMEKYCPREEVQKMEGEFWNHSMVGLDNEKYTTRFHELARLVPRMVDTEEKLIERYCYGLSPDVRRLVAAFNPLTLQAAVSATNRMVIDLKRTTGSSVGTDVNKKRNDYASGSGFCNGRNGKRFRTARNFAVVAQDVKRYTGLDPKCNRCGLHHKGNCPTCHHCKNTEHLAKFCKDKTPGQCYECGSETHMRPACPRLNQALNNNAIVPIRNNAGNNQAGNQGRNQGGEGRGRVFALDAADARRDPNVAIGTFILNNHYVFVLFDSGADKSFISLEFKSRINVVAIPMKETYIVEYANGQKYVARDHLVDCSLTLSSKTFKIDLIPIELGSFDVIVGMD from the coding sequence ATGTTGATGGAAAAGTACTGTCCTCGAGAAGAAGTACAGAAAATGGAAGGTGAATTCTGGAATCATAGTATGGTCGGATTAGACAACGAGAAATATACAACTCGTTTTCATGAATTGGCAAGGCTAGTTCCTCGTATGGTAGATACGGAGGAGAAATTGATTGAAAGATACTGTTATGGCTTGTCACCTGATGTCCGAAGGTTGGTAGCGGCTTTTAATCCTTTGACTCTTCAAGCGGCAGTTAGTGCCACCAACCGGATGGTGATAGACTTGAAAAGAACCACTGGTTCTTCTGTTGGAACTGATGTGAACAAGAAAAGGAATGATTATGCCTCTGGTAGTGGTTTTTGCAATGGTAGAAATGGCAAGAGGTTTAGGACTGCTAGAAACTTTGCTGTGGTTGCTCAGGATGTCAAGAGGTACACCGGCTTAGACCCAAAGTGTAATAGGTGTGGCCTCCATCACAAGGGAAACTGTCCTACTTGTCACCATTGTAAAAATACGGAACATCTGGCAAAGTTCTGTAAGGACAAGACACCCGGTCAATGCTACGAATGTGGGAGCGAAACCCATATGCGACCCGCGTGTCCACGACTCAATCAAGCCCTGAACAACAATGCTATAGTTCCAATCAGGAACAATGCAGGGAACAATCAAGCTGGGAATCAGGGAAGGAATCAAGGAGGAGAAGGAAGAGGACGAGTGTTTGCTTTGGATGCTGCTGATGCACGACGTGATCCCAACGTTGCGATAGGTACATTCATACTCAATAATCATTATGTCTTTGTGTTATTCGACTCTGGTGctgataaaagttttatatcCTTAGAATTTAAGTCTCGAATTAATGTAGTAGCTATCCCCATGAAAGAAACGTATATTGTCGAATATGCAAACGGTCAAAAGTATGTTGCTAGAGATCATTTGGTAGATTGTAGTTTAACATTGTCTAGTAAAACCTTTAAGATAGATCTGATTCCCATAGAACtaggaagttttgatgtgatagttGGTATGGACTGA